TTGAAGAGTTTGGCAGTCTTGAGCTATTCGTTTCCAACTCTGCCTACAGCGATCGGGAACTGATCCTGGAAGCCGATATGGAAGGTTTCAAACGGACCATCGATGTGACCATGTGGGGTGCCTTTTTTGGCGTTCGGGCGGCTGCCGCCCAGATGACCAAACAGGGTTCAGGAGGCTCCATTGTCGTCATCAGCTCTCCGCATGCGGTCATCGCGATTCCGACCTCAGCCGCTTACAACATGGCGAAAGCCGCCATCGACCATATGGCACGTACCGCTGCCATCGAATTCGCTCAACATCGCATCCGTGTGAATACCGTCCATCCCGGCTGGATTGACACTCCCGGTGAGCGGAAGTTCTTTACTGATGAGCAGTTGCAGGCAGGTGCGGAAAACATCCCCTGGAAACGACTGGGAACCCCGAATGAAGTCGGCAAACTGGTGACTTTCCTCTCCAGTCCCGATGCCGATTACATGACCGGCGGTACTACCACGATTGATGGTGGAATCAGCCTGCCCTGGTGGTCCAATCGGGCCGAGGGTGCACAGTAAATCCGGCAGGGATTCCGGGCCAGAACCCAGTCAGGACCAGATGCCTCAACTCATTTAAAAATAATGACTTGAGGTTGCTCTGGTCCTGTTTATCCGGATCAGATACACTACATAGTCCCGCCTGAGACAGAATCAAGACCAGGATGCATTCAGAGCGCTCTTCTGATTTCCTGAAGATAAGACTAAGATTCTCTATCCGGAAACGAATTGCCCGAACCCAGATTTGACCAGGGAACTGCCCGAGGACCCCAGAATGGCTGACAGTCAAAATCAAATTGAATTAAAAAATCCGGCTGTCGCTGCAGTGCTCGGGTTCCTGATTCCAGGAGCAGGTCACTTTTACCAGGGCCGCACCTTTAAAGGAGCGATTTACTGCTTCTGTATTCTGAGCACGTTCTTCTGTGGAATGGCACTGGGCGACTGGAAAACGGTCTATTATCAGTCCTGGCAGGGGAAGCGGAATCTGGGTTACTTTGCCCAGGTTGGAGTCGGTCTGCCGGCCCTGCCCGCACTGGTACAGAACTCCCGGTTCCATAAACAGGCGGCGCCAGGCAACCTGGCCCGCAACGATCTGGATGCAGGCTATTTTCAGTCGCAGCCTTACCAGATGGATCTGCCACTGGAAGCTTCTTTTGAAGGAACGCTGCTGGATCGAGGCAATGACGGAAAAACCATCAGCGGTGTGCTGGAGGGCACCATCCGGTTGAAATCCATCGATGGTGAGTTCGGACCTGAGGTCAGAGGTGCCTTCGAGGGCACCCTGGACGGAAAACCGATTGACCCCCTGGAACTGGCGGATCCGATCGGAATCGGGCTGCCTCTGGGAGGAAATCAGCGCAGAGCCCTGGAGTGTGCGGTCATCCGCAAAGAGGGGGGACAGCGAACCGACACCGGACACATTGAAGGGAGTATTCCACGGCCTTTCCTGAACTGGTTCGAGATGCCACTCAGTGAAAGTGAGCTGGATGACATCAATAAAGAGCTGGGAAAACGGTATGAGTTTGCCGTCGTGTTTACCTGGATCGCGGGTCTCCTGAACCTGCTGGCGATCTGGGACGCGTTTGAAGGCCCTGCCTACGGCCGGGGAGACGAGGAGGAAGAAAAGCCATCCTCCGACAAAGAGCCTTCACCCGCCACAACGTAGACACCTATTCACACCACTCTCTCCATTTTAACATAAGCCAGAAAAGGCACATCAACATGTCTGTTTCACTTCTATTCGCGAACCAGGTTAATGCGATAGTTTACCTGATTCCCCTGTTGGCGGTGATCAGTCTGGTTTATAATGCGACCCGTTACGAGATTCCTGAAATTATTATCAAACGTTCGATACGTTTTTTCTTTACAGCAATCATCATCATGGGGGCCTTGATGACGTTGCTGGCAGTACTTTCCTGGAATCTGTGAACACTCAGGCACTGAGTGACATATCGAGTCAGGTTGACCCGCCAAAAAGCGATTTCGACTTCATAAAAAAACATCTTCAATTCTACAGATACAATTGCACTTTCAACTATTGTTGAGCATACTCAGACGATTGCGGGGTTATGGATTCCCTTTCTGCAATAGTTAGGTTGGGATTACTTTATGCAGATTAATGGACTAGCACTTACAGATATTGTAGATCTGGCAGATCACGCGGATCTGTTTGAATTACTGGATAATGAAAGTGTCTACACCCTTTCTCACCAGGGCGTAACGGCCGGGTTTTCCAGCGTGAAAGCCATTAGTCGTTCTACGGGTATTGAGACACGCCGCCTGCTGCAGCCCGATCTCTGTCCACTGGACATTGCGGTCGCGATTGCGGAGAAACTCCAGTTTCGCGTCGGCTTTGACTGGAACGAGTGTCCGGCAATTCTGCTCTGTCATTCACACACCAATAACCAGTCAGCCCGTCAGCTCTGCGATCAGCTTTCCGAAAAGCTGGGCGTACCGACAGAACGCTTCATCCCCTTCAATTATGGCTGTGTCGGCTTTGTACAACTCCTGAACCGGGCCGCACAACTGCTGCAGGAACTCCCCGAACGGGTACATATCCCGCTGCTCACGGTCGAAACCCCCGAGCACTGGCACGATTCGTCTGACAAAGCGTTCTGCGGCATAGTTTCCGCCGGCGCCACCGGCACCACCCTCTGGCGTGGACCGGGACACGAACTGCTGCACGTAGAGACCGCTGTCGAGATCATTCCTGAAGAACGTCGTAAACCCGACGTCCCTCTGTTCTGGACCGAACAAGGCGACATGTTCGATTTCCGTGGTCAGCCCGAGCATAAGCTTGTGATGCACATGGATGGGGAATCGGTATTCCTGAATGGCGTTGATTTCATGTTGAATGCCTGCCTGAAATCATATCACGAAGTTGCCGACGAACCCGGCCGCATCCTGATTGCCCCGCATCAGCCCAGTGGCAAGCTGCTCAAAGCGATGATTGCAGCCGCGAAGCAGGTACCCATCGAAGCCGACTTCCTGAATAATCTGCCCAACTACGGCAATTCCATCTCGTCGACAATCCCCACGATCCTGGCA
The nucleotide sequence above comes from Gimesia sp.. Encoded proteins:
- a CDS encoding DUF6677 family protein, coding for MADSQNQIELKNPAVAAVLGFLIPGAGHFYQGRTFKGAIYCFCILSTFFCGMALGDWKTVYYQSWQGKRNLGYFAQVGVGLPALPALVQNSRFHKQAAPGNLARNDLDAGYFQSQPYQMDLPLEASFEGTLLDRGNDGKTISGVLEGTIRLKSIDGEFGPEVRGAFEGTLDGKPIDPLELADPIGIGLPLGGNQRRALECAVIRKEGGQRTDTGHIEGSIPRPFLNWFEMPLSESELDDINKELGKRYEFAVVFTWIAGLLNLLAIWDAFEGPAYGRGDEEEEKPSSDKEPSPATT
- a CDS encoding SDR family oxidoreductase is translated as MKLEGRNALVTGASRGIGRGCAIEMAKAGANVAINYRSHPEEAEEAAEEARSYGVKAITVQADVSDQASVEAAVAKTVEEFGSLELFVSNSAYSDRELILEADMEGFKRTIDVTMWGAFFGVRAAAAQMTKQGSGGSIVVISSPHAVIAIPTSAAYNMAKAAIDHMARTAAIEFAQHRIRVNTVHPGWIDTPGERKFFTDEQLQAGAENIPWKRLGTPNEVGKLVTFLSSPDADYMTGGTTTIDGGISLPWWSNRAEGAQ